From Harpia harpyja isolate bHarHar1 chromosome 21, bHarHar1 primary haplotype, whole genome shotgun sequence, one genomic window encodes:
- the RMI2 gene encoding recQ-mediated genome instability protein 2, which produces MAGDAPGPPVKVLAAQLRAAVRGAGGTWLLGRAEAGRAPLRLWAVWMQGTVLEVERGGARGGSARLQDGSGPFTVLGVEEVPKGRPCLSAGKYVMVMGVVRSCSPEPILRAIKMTDLSENPVHKNMWSLEVEDLHRVIP; this is translated from the exons ATGGCCGGGGACGCGCCGGGGCCGCCGGTGAAGGTGCTGGCCGCCCAGCTGCGGGCGGCGGTGCGGGGCGCCGGCGGGACGTGGCTGTTGGGCCGGGCGGAGGCGGGCCGGGCGCCGTTGCGCCTGTGGGCCGTGTGGATGCAGGGCACCGTGCTGGAGGTGGAGCGCGGCGGCGCCCGCGGCGGCTCGGCCCGGCTGCAGGACGGCAGCGGCCCCTTCACCGTGCTGGGGGTGGAGGAGGTGCCCAAAGGGCGGCCCTGCCTCAGCGCAG gGAAGTATGTAATGGTGATGGGTGTGGTGCGCTCCTGCAGTCCTGAGCCTATTCTTCGAGCAATAAAGATGACAGATCTTTCTGAAAACCCTGTGCATAAGAATATGTGGAGCCTTGAAGTGGAGGATTTGCACAGAGTCATCCCCTAG